A single region of the Methanocella sp. genome encodes:
- a CDS encoding TrmB family transcriptional regulator, with protein MNDMWTVDALKRLGLTEYEAKVYVALNHIKVGTASDVHMASDVPRSAIYGALAKLEEKGLVEVEHGKPMRYRSIDPVKAIEKLRRAIDEDCMKALKELEEAHARGECKEQSESVWTVRGGMNLYNKLSDMVSDAERNIILIATDPMYFDLQKRYPIFGNLMNIVRKRIAAGVRLRVVCVDDDTARRIKGELPGVEVKVLDPKKPSSNISITGGVLMVDDAEVLFNITGGMRHGIKDITAIHTRMDSITSVLRHFTEMEWDGALSIKSTPLNE; from the coding sequence ATGAATGACATGTGGACAGTGGATGCGCTCAAGCGCCTGGGCCTGACGGAGTATGAGGCGAAGGTATACGTGGCCCTGAACCACATTAAGGTCGGAACAGCCTCGGACGTCCACATGGCCTCCGACGTCCCCAGGTCCGCCATCTATGGCGCCCTGGCAAAGCTCGAGGAAAAAGGCCTGGTCGAGGTCGAGCATGGGAAGCCCATGCGATACCGCAGCATCGACCCGGTCAAGGCGATCGAGAAGCTCCGGAGAGCCATCGACGAAGACTGCATGAAGGCCCTGAAGGAGCTGGAAGAGGCCCATGCGCGGGGCGAGTGCAAGGAGCAGTCCGAGTCCGTCTGGACTGTACGCGGCGGCATGAACCTTTATAACAAGCTATCCGATATGGTCAGCGATGCGGAGAGAAACATCATCCTGATCGCCACCGATCCCATGTACTTCGACTTACAGAAACGCTACCCGATATTCGGCAACCTGATGAACATCGTAAGAAAGAGGATCGCAGCTGGCGTACGGCTGCGCGTCGTCTGCGTTGACGACGATACTGCCCGCCGCATTAAGGGTGAATTGCCGGGAGTAGAGGTAAAGGTCCTGGACCCCAAAAAGCCGTCCTCGAATATATCGATCACTGGCGGCGTGCTCATGGTGGACGACGCCGAAGTGCTATTCAACATCACGGGCGGCATGAGGCACGGCATCAAGGATATTACCGCCATCCACACCCGCATGGACAGCATCACTTCCGTCCTGAGGCACTTCACCGAAATGGAGTGGGACGGGGCCCTTTCCATTAAATCCACGCCCTTAAACGAATAG
- a CDS encoding homocysteine biosynthesis protein: protein MVRRTIEEINQKIKDGSVHVVTAEEMTALVQELGVKEAAKQVDVVTTGTFGAMCSSGVFFNFGHSDPPIKMQKVWMNDVEAYTGIAAVDAYLGATQLSDTKGMEYGGSHVIEDLLQGKEIWLKATAYGTDCYPRKRIDTSITLDDMNQATMVNPRNAYQKYNSATNCSSKTIYTYMGTLLPNCGNVAYSGAGVLSPLSNDPTYRTIGIGTRIFLGGAQGYVVSEGTQHSPSSGFGTLMVTGDLRKMSREYIRAATFYKYGTTMYVGLGIPIPVLDDDIAKAAAVGDADITTTIYDYSTPRRVKPALRDVTYEELKSGMIDLNGKEVKTSSLSSFYKARQVASELKAWIRKGQFFLSLPAQSIPAQGSAKPMKQTLEMPLIKDVMAPVATINLGFSVQEAAKKIIQDKFNHLPVVDENSRLVGIVTSWDVSKALALAKSDRLAPIMTKNVITVAPDDPADVAVRLLEKHNISALPVIDKDKKVLGIVTGEGLSKLISRGVRP, encoded by the coding sequence ATGGTTCGAAGGACGATCGAAGAGATCAACCAGAAGATTAAAGACGGCTCCGTTCACGTGGTCACCGCCGAGGAGATGACCGCGCTCGTGCAGGAGCTGGGCGTTAAGGAGGCGGCGAAGCAGGTGGACGTCGTGACGACGGGGACCTTCGGCGCCATGTGCTCTTCGGGCGTCTTCTTCAACTTCGGGCACTCGGACCCGCCCATCAAGATGCAGAAGGTGTGGATGAACGACGTGGAAGCGTACACGGGCATCGCGGCCGTGGACGCCTACCTGGGGGCCACGCAGCTATCCGACACGAAAGGCATGGAGTATGGCGGCTCGCACGTCATCGAGGACCTGCTCCAGGGTAAGGAGATCTGGCTCAAGGCCACGGCCTATGGCACCGACTGCTACCCCAGGAAAAGGATCGACACATCGATCACATTAGACGATATGAACCAGGCGACCATGGTAAACCCCAGGAACGCCTACCAGAAATATAACTCCGCCACGAACTGCTCATCCAAGACGATATACACTTACATGGGGACCCTGCTGCCGAACTGCGGCAACGTCGCCTATAGCGGGGCCGGCGTGCTCTCGCCGCTGTCCAACGACCCGACATACCGCACCATCGGCATCGGCACCCGGATATTCCTGGGCGGAGCCCAGGGCTACGTGGTTTCCGAGGGCACCCAGCACAGCCCGTCCAGCGGCTTCGGCACGCTGATGGTGACCGGCGACCTCAGGAAGATGAGCCGCGAGTACATCAGGGCGGCCACGTTCTACAAGTACGGCACGACCATGTACGTGGGCCTCGGCATACCGATCCCCGTGCTGGACGACGATATCGCGAAAGCGGCCGCGGTGGGCGACGCGGACATCACGACGACCATTTACGACTACTCCACGCCCCGGCGGGTGAAGCCCGCCCTCCGGGACGTCACCTACGAGGAGCTCAAGAGCGGCATGATCGACCTGAACGGCAAGGAAGTCAAGACTTCCTCCCTCTCCAGCTTCTACAAGGCCCGCCAGGTGGCGAGCGAGCTCAAGGCCTGGATCCGGAAGGGCCAGTTCTTCCTCTCGCTGCCGGCACAGAGCATACCGGCCCAGGGCTCGGCGAAGCCGATGAAGCAGACCCTGGAGATGCCCCTCATCAAGGACGTAATGGCGCCAGTGGCGACGATCAATCTGGGCTTCAGCGTCCAGGAGGCCGCTAAAAAGATCATCCAGGACAAGTTCAACCACCTGCCCGTGGTCGACGAGAACAGCCGGCTGGTGGGCATCGTGACCTCCTGGGACGTGTCCAAGGCGCTGGCGCTGGCGAAGAGCGACCGGCTCGCGCCCATCATGACGAAGAACGTCATCACCGTCGCGCCCGACGACCCGGCGGACGTGGCCGTCCGTCTCCTGGAGAAGCACAATATCTCCGCCCTGCCCGTGATCGACAAGGATAAAAAGGTCCTGGGCATCGTGACGGGCGAAGGCTTGAGCAAGCTCATATCGAGGGGGGTGCGGCCATGA
- the tes gene encoding tetraether lipid synthase Tes: MSQTRSICPECHSVIDATIEKKDGRVLITKECKDHGTFSDVYYSDSKLYDRFAKFGVKGKGLANPNMDEKHGCPYDCGICPNHKTSTLLANIDVTNRCNFSCPLCFANASKSGYVYEPTMEQIRGMFQALRDEKPVPCYAVQFAGGEPTMREELPEIINMARDMGFFQIMIATNGMKMARSKEYCKELRKTPLSTVYLQFDGVTEEPFIKLRGFNALPYKLKAIENMRETGLGNIVLVPTLVRDVNSGQAADIIRFAAKNIDIVRGVNFQPVSFSGRVETDELKKGRITIPDLLDMLEEQSGGALMKSDFFTCPTVTALSDIMEAWTGQPQVIFTIHPHCGAATYVFVDEKGNYTPITRFVDVDGLVETVERISHESRGSKHAKALIGEKLIREVPKYVEMKKMPPGMNVTKLLLSFVTSGDPVKALSEFHYNALMIGAMHFMDPYNLDMERVQSCGIHYATPDGRIIPFCTYNILYRQEIEKKFAVPVNSSGANPVPADRPALTELK, translated from the coding sequence ATGAGTCAGACCCGATCGATATGCCCGGAATGCCACAGTGTCATAGATGCCACCATCGAGAAAAAGGATGGCCGGGTATTGATTACCAAAGAATGTAAGGACCACGGCACTTTTAGCGATGTATATTATTCCGACAGCAAGCTATACGACCGATTTGCGAAGTTTGGCGTGAAAGGCAAAGGCCTGGCCAACCCTAACATGGACGAGAAGCACGGCTGTCCCTACGACTGCGGCATCTGCCCTAACCATAAGACTTCCACGCTGCTGGCGAACATCGACGTGACGAACAGGTGCAATTTTTCCTGCCCGCTCTGCTTCGCCAACGCCAGCAAGAGCGGCTACGTCTACGAGCCCACGATGGAGCAGATCCGGGGCATGTTCCAGGCCCTGCGGGACGAAAAGCCCGTGCCCTGCTATGCCGTCCAGTTCGCCGGAGGCGAGCCCACCATGCGGGAGGAGCTTCCCGAGATCATCAATATGGCGAGAGACATGGGCTTTTTCCAGATCATGATCGCCACGAACGGCATGAAGATGGCGAGGAGCAAGGAGTACTGCAAGGAACTCCGGAAGACTCCGCTGTCGACCGTTTACCTCCAGTTCGACGGCGTCACAGAGGAGCCGTTTATAAAGTTAAGGGGCTTCAACGCGCTCCCCTACAAGCTGAAGGCCATCGAAAACATGCGCGAGACGGGCCTCGGGAACATCGTGCTCGTCCCGACCCTGGTCCGGGACGTCAACTCCGGCCAGGCGGCCGATATCATCCGGTTCGCTGCGAAGAACATCGACATCGTCCGGGGAGTGAATTTCCAGCCCGTGTCCTTCTCCGGCCGGGTGGAGACCGATGAGCTGAAGAAAGGCCGCATCACCATACCTGACCTGCTGGACATGCTCGAGGAGCAGAGTGGCGGCGCGCTCATGAAGAGCGACTTCTTCACCTGTCCCACGGTAACCGCCCTGTCCGACATCATGGAGGCCTGGACCGGCCAGCCCCAGGTCATTTTCACCATACACCCGCACTGCGGCGCAGCCACCTACGTGTTCGTGGATGAAAAGGGCAACTATACGCCGATCACCCGCTTCGTCGACGTAGACGGCCTCGTGGAGACGGTGGAGCGCATCAGCCATGAATCCCGCGGCTCGAAGCACGCGAAGGCCTTAATCGGTGAGAAGCTCATCCGCGAAGTGCCGAAATACGTCGAAATGAAAAAAATGCCGCCAGGCATGAACGTCACGAAGTTGCTGCTCTCCTTCGTCACCAGCGGAGATCCGGTCAAGGCGCTCTCCGAATTCCACTATAACGCCCTCATGATCGGCGCCATGCACTTCATGGACCCATATAACCTGGACATGGAGCGGGTGCAGAGCTGCGGCATCCACTATGCCACGCCCGATGGCAGGATCATACCGTTCTGCACGTACAACATCCTATACCGGCAAGAGATAGAGAAAAAGTTCGCCGTACCGGTGAACTCCTCTGGTGCCAACCCCGTCCCGGCCGACCGGCCGGCCCTGACCGAGCTCAAGTAA
- a CDS encoding 4Fe-4S binding protein, producing the protein MKLLLRFNSEIIKRPIIAETVLESGVKLDIERARVEGPQGEIVLNVPDDSCREVVNILKRKKVDVVRLDVPITKDEENCIHCGACVSVCPVGAIAFEYDWRVRMDEKACVQCGNCVIACPVRVIRLSDY; encoded by the coding sequence ATGAAGCTCCTTCTGCGCTTCAACTCGGAAATAATAAAAAGGCCCATCATCGCGGAGACGGTGCTGGAGTCGGGAGTGAAGCTGGACATCGAGCGTGCCCGGGTCGAGGGACCGCAGGGCGAGATCGTGCTCAACGTGCCGGACGACAGCTGCCGCGAGGTCGTCAATATACTAAAAAGAAAGAAGGTCGATGTAGTCCGCCTGGACGTGCCCATCACGAAGGACGAGGAGAACTGCATCCACTGCGGCGCCTGCGTCTCCGTCTGCCCGGTCGGCGCCATCGCCTTCGAGTACGACTGGCGCGTGCGGATGGACGAGAAGGCCTGCGTGCAGTGCGGTAACTGTGTCATCGCCTGCCCGGTGAGGGTCATCCGGCTCTCCGACTATTGA
- a CDS encoding glycosyltransferase — translation MDISIIIPTYNEEKYIGTCLKSLECQEYPGNYEVIVSDGSSTDNTVAIAQEHADRVIVDCKDTIAYGRQVGTHAARYSVLAFTDADTYIPPDWLGKLASSLGDRRVVGVHGKLLPLDGNRFENDFCNYVLPPYSQFMVDINKPSVPGSNFAVRKKAFNKVKGFNTKLVTAEDVDLCNRIKRLGKFAYNPDAVVYVSTRRVRQWGYLKMLSFYTSNTIEYHTKGTSGRFFEPVR, via the coding sequence ATGGACATTTCAATTATTATTCCCACCTATAATGAGGAGAAATATATCGGGACGTGCCTGAAGTCGCTCGAATGCCAGGAGTACCCAGGTAACTACGAGGTCATCGTATCGGACGGCAGTAGTACAGACAATACTGTGGCCATCGCGCAGGAGCACGCCGACCGCGTGATCGTAGACTGCAAGGATACCATTGCCTATGGGAGGCAGGTCGGCACCCATGCGGCCCGGTACTCAGTTCTGGCGTTTACGGACGCGGACACTTACATACCGCCCGACTGGCTGGGCAAACTGGCGTCGTCGCTGGGCGACAGACGGGTAGTGGGCGTCCACGGAAAGCTGCTGCCCCTGGACGGCAACCGGTTCGAGAACGACTTTTGCAATTACGTGCTCCCTCCCTACTCGCAGTTCATGGTCGACATCAACAAGCCTTCCGTTCCCGGCTCGAACTTCGCCGTCAGGAAGAAGGCGTTCAACAAAGTCAAGGGCTTCAATACGAAGCTGGTCACGGCGGAGGACGTGGACCTCTGTAACCGGATAAAAAGGCTCGGCAAGTTCGCCTACAACCCGGACGCCGTAGTCTACGTGTCCACGAGGCGCGTCCGGCAGTGGGGATACCTGAAGATGCTCTCGTTCTACACGTCTAACACGATAGAGTACCACACGAAAGGCACGTCCGGCAGGTTCTTCGAGCCGGTCCGCTAA
- a CDS encoding TATA-box-binding protein, whose amino-acid sequence MSKAEEAKKTITIENVVASTAIGQEIDLKSVTLQLEGADYDPEQFPGLVYRTKDPKTAALIFRSGKIVCTGAKSIEDVDRGLKKVFKKMDSVGIKVDQNPEITVQNIVASADLGSVLNLNAIAIGLGLENIEYEPEQFPGLVYRLDSPKVVVLLFGSGKLVVTGGKKPKDAEEAVDRIVKELEGLALL is encoded by the coding sequence ATGAGCAAAGCCGAAGAAGCGAAGAAGACGATCACCATCGAGAACGTCGTGGCCTCCACCGCAATCGGGCAGGAGATCGACCTCAAGTCGGTCACGCTCCAGCTCGAGGGCGCCGACTATGATCCCGAGCAGTTCCCGGGCCTCGTGTACCGCACCAAAGACCCCAAGACCGCCGCCCTCATTTTCCGTAGCGGCAAGATCGTGTGCACGGGCGCGAAGAGCATCGAGGACGTGGACAGGGGCCTGAAGAAGGTCTTCAAAAAGATGGACAGCGTGGGCATCAAGGTGGACCAGAATCCCGAAATTACCGTCCAGAACATCGTCGCATCGGCCGACCTCGGCTCGGTGCTTAACCTGAACGCCATCGCCATCGGCCTCGGCCTCGAGAACATCGAGTACGAGCCCGAGCAGTTCCCCGGTTTAGTCTACCGGCTCGACAGCCCCAAGGTCGTCGTCCTGCTATTCGGCTCCGGCAAGCTCGTGGTGACGGGCGGCAAGAAGCCGAAGGATGCGGAAGAGGCCGTCGACCGCATCGTCAAGGAGCTCGAGGGGCTCGCCTTACTGTAA
- a CDS encoding UPF0280 family protein: MLAKKYRVKETIVTVTADERYHPVCLASIGRSRGDLERHILEDPFFKVTFEPYQCHADAPEVVRRMVRASARAGVGPMAAVAGTIAWLALEDMVKAGCTHGIIDNGGDIALINDHSVVVGIYAGPSPIKNLGLEIGPRDRILGICTSSATVGPSISLGNSDAALIVSDDVSLADAAATALGNRIVDKESLATAFDFLKDIPEVDGAVGIIGDRMATYGKLPRIVRADVDYEKITRGD; encoded by the coding sequence ATGCTGGCGAAAAAATACCGGGTAAAGGAGACCATCGTCACCGTCACGGCCGACGAGCGGTACCATCCCGTCTGCCTGGCTTCCATCGGGCGCTCCCGAGGTGACCTGGAGCGCCATATCCTGGAGGACCCCTTTTTTAAGGTCACATTCGAGCCCTACCAGTGCCATGCCGATGCCCCGGAGGTCGTAAGGCGCATGGTCAGGGCGTCGGCCCGGGCCGGCGTCGGCCCAATGGCCGCCGTGGCCGGCACCATCGCCTGGCTCGCCCTGGAGGACATGGTAAAGGCCGGCTGCACCCATGGCATCATCGACAACGGCGGAGACATCGCCCTGATAAATGACCACAGCGTCGTCGTGGGCATCTATGCGGGCCCGTCGCCGATAAAAAACCTGGGGCTGGAGATCGGGCCCCGTGACCGCATACTGGGCATCTGTACGTCCTCCGCCACGGTGGGCCCCTCCATCAGCCTGGGGAATTCCGACGCCGCCCTGATCGTCTCGGACGACGTCTCGCTGGCGGACGCCGCGGCCACGGCCCTGGGGAACCGCATTGTCGATAAGGAGTCCCTGGCGACCGCGTTCGACTTCTTAAAGGATATCCCCGAGGTCGACGGCGCCGTCGGGATCATCGGGGACCGCATGGCGACGTATGGTAAGCTGCCCAGGATCGTGCGGGCCGATGTCGACTATGAAAAGATAACCAGGGGCGATTAG
- a CDS encoding MarC family protein translates to MDFGFFISVVISIFVMVDPFGNIPIFLGLTGGMSGTERRYVITKASVIATIILVIFALVGKPFLDVLDISINSLRIAGGILLLLIAFDMLMGSESRAKKTDVPQEEEDLDSISVTPMATPLIAGPGAMTLTMVYMNDAAGLDKIWVLAAIIIAMLGSWIIMVNSDLLFSIIHKDGTRVLTKVMGIVLAAIATNMMINGISGSFPGLLG, encoded by the coding sequence ATGGACTTCGGGTTTTTTATCAGCGTGGTCATCTCGATATTCGTCATGGTCGACCCCTTCGGGAACATCCCCATATTCCTGGGATTGACCGGCGGCATGAGCGGCACTGAGCGCCGATACGTGATCACGAAGGCCTCGGTCATCGCGACAATAATCCTCGTGATCTTCGCCCTGGTCGGGAAGCCATTCTTAGACGTGCTGGACATTTCCATCAATTCCCTCCGCATCGCGGGCGGCATCCTGCTCCTGCTGATCGCCTTCGACATGCTCATGGGCAGCGAGTCGAGGGCCAAAAAGACCGACGTCCCGCAAGAGGAGGAGGACTTAGACTCCATCTCGGTGACCCCCATGGCCACGCCCCTCATCGCCGGCCCGGGCGCCATGACCCTCACCATGGTCTATATGAACGATGCCGCCGGGCTCGATAAAATATGGGTCCTGGCCGCGATAATCATCGCGATGCTGGGCTCCTGGATCATCATGGTCAACAGCGACCTGCTCTTTAGCATCATACACAAGGACGGCACCCGGGTACTCACCAAGGTCATGGGCATCGTGCTCGCGGCCATCGCCACCAACATGATGATCAACGGCATCAGCGGCTCGTTCCCTGGACTGCTCGGCTGA